In Scatophagus argus isolate fScaArg1 chromosome 5, fScaArg1.pri, whole genome shotgun sequence, a genomic segment contains:
- the LOC124058850 gene encoding unconventional myosin-Ic-like isoform X2, with the protein MMESALTARDRVGVQDFVLLENYTSEAAFIENLRKRFKENLIYTYIGSVLVSVNPYRDLEIYTKNHMERYRGVNFYEVSPHIYAVADNSYRSLRTERKDQCILISGESGAGKTEASKKILQYYAVTCPASERVQTVKDRLLQSNPVLEAFGNAKTLRNDNSSRFGKYMDIQFDFKGAPVGGHIINYLLEKSRVVHQNHGERNFHIFYQLIEGGEEDLLRRLGLERNPQQYQYLVKGNCPKVSSINDRNDWKVVRKALTVIGFNEDEVEELLNIIASVLHLGNVQYGGEEGNACITSDTQIKYLARLLGVNGTVLTEALTHKKIIAKGEELMSPLNLEQASSARDALSKAVYGRTFTWLVNKINASLAYTDESSKNFSVIGLLDIYGFEVFQNNSFEQFCINYCNEKLQQLFIELTLKSEQEEYEAEGITWEPVQYFNNKIICDLVEEKFKGIISILDEECLRPGDASDFTFLEKLEDTVGGHPHFVTHKLADAKTRKVMGRDEFRLLHYAGEVNYNVNGFLDKNNDLLFRNLKEVMCMSENKILTQCFDREELSDKKRPDTAATQFKASLAKLMEILMSKEPSYVRCIKPNDSKQAVRFDEVLIRHQVKYLGLMENLRVRRAGFAYRRRYEVFLQRYKSLCPDTWPNWQGKLADGVATLVKHLGYKPEEYKLGRSKIFIRFPKTLFATEDALETRKHSLATKLQAGWRGYSQRSKYQKLRTSAIAIQAWWRGILARRRAQRRRQAANTIRRFIKGFIYRHKERCPENEYFLDYVRYSFLMMLRRNLPKNVLDKSWPTPPAALTEASEHLRKLCMQNMVWSYCKKISPEWKLQMEQKMTASEIFKDKKDNYPQSVPKLFVSTRLNGEDINPKALQALGNEKMKYAVPVTKYDRKGYKARPRQLLLTSNSAIIIEESKLKQRIDYGALKGISVSSLSDGLFVLHVPSDDNKQKGDVVLQSDHVIETLTKIAICADKINSININQGSIKFTVGQGKEGIIDFTPGSELLVAKAKNGHLSVTAPRLNSR; encoded by the exons CTATGCAGTGGCAGACAACTCATACCGTTCCTTAAGGACAGAAAGGAAGGACCAGTGCATCCTCATCTCTGGGGAAAGCGGTGCTGGGAAGACAGAGGCATCCAAGAAGATTCTGCAGTACTATGCTGTCACCTGTCCAGCCAGTGAGCGGGTGCAGACAGTCAAAGACCGCCTGCTGCAGTCCAACCCAGTGTTGGAG GCTTTTGGCAACGCCAAGACCTTACGTAATGACAACTCGAGCCGCTTTGGCAAGTACATGGACATTCAGTTTGATTTCAAG GGAGCCCCAGTGGGAGGCCACATCATTAACTACCTGCTGGAGAAATCCCGCGTGGTCCACCAGAACCACGGGGAGCGGAACTTCCACATTTTCTATCAGCTGAttgagggaggggaggaggaccTGCTGAGACGCCTGGGCCTGGAGAGGAACCCTCAGCAGTACCAATACCTGGTAAAA GGTAACTGTCCCAAAGTGAGCTCCATCAATGATCGTAACGATTGGAAGGTGGTGAGGAAAGCTTTGACTGTGATTGGCTTCAACGAGGATGAGGTGGAG GAGCTGTTGAACATAATCGCCAGTGTGCTCCACCTGGGTAATGTGCAGTACGGCGGGGAAGAAGGCAATGCCTGCATCACTTCTGACACACAGATAAAGTATCTGGCCAGG TTGTTGGGAGTGAATGGAACAGTGCTGACAgaggcactcacacacaagaaGATAATTGCCAAGGGAGAAGAG TTAATGAGCCCACTGAACCTAGAGCAAGCATCATCAGCTCGGGATGCTTTGTCCAAGGCAGTTTATGGACGCACCTTCACCTGGCTGGTGAACAAGATCAATGCTTCACTGGCATATACg GATGAGTCCTCTAAGAACTTTTCTGTCATTGGCCTGCTGGACATCTATGGTTTTGAAGTCTTCCAGAACAACAG TTTTGAGCAGTTCTGTATCAACTACTGCAacgagaagctgcagcagctcttcatCGAGCTCACCCTCAAGTCAGAGCAGGAGGAGTACGAGGCCGAAGGCATCACG TGGGAGCCGGTGCAGTACTTCAACAACAAGATCATCTGTGACCTGGTGGAGGAAAAGTTCAAAGGCATCATCTCCATTCTG GATGAGGAGTGCCTGAGACCTGGAGACGCCAGTGATTTCACCTTCCTGGAGAAGTTGGAGGACACTGTTGGAGGACACCCACACTTTGTCAC tCACAAGCTGGCTGATGCAAAGACTCGCAAGGTAATGGGCCGTGACGAATTCAGACTGCTGCACTATGCTGGAGAGGTCAACTACAACGTCAacg GATTTTTGGACAAGAACAATGACCTGCTCTTCAGGAACTTAAAGGAG GTTATGTGCATGTCAGAGAACAAGATCCTGACACAGTGTTTtgacagagaggagctgagTGACAAGAAGCGCCCAGACACA GCAGCCACCCAGTTCAAAGCCAGTCTGGCGAAACTCATGGAGATCCTCATGTCGAAGGAGCCGTCGTACGTCCGCTGCATCAAGCCAAATGACTCCAAACAAGCAG TTCGATTTGACGAGGTGTTGATCCGCCACCAGGTCAAGTATCTGGGGCTGATGGAGAATCTGAGAGTGAGAAGAGCTGGCTTTGCTTACAGACGGCGCTATGAGGTCTTCCTCCAGAG gtaCAAGTCCTTGTGTCCAGACACGTGGCCTAACTGGCAGGGGAAACTAGCTGATGGAGTTGCCACACTGGTCAAACACCTGGGATACAAGCCTGAGGAGTACAAACTGGGCAG ATCCAAAATCTTCATCCGGTTCCCAAAGACCTTGTTTGCCACCGAGGATGCTCTGGAGACCAGGAAACACAGCCTTG CCACCAAGCTGCAGGCCGGATGGAGAGGCTACAGCCAGAGGTCCAAATACCAGAAACTCAGAAcctcag CTATTGCCATCCAGGCATGGTGGAGAGGGATCCTGGCCAGGAGGAGGGCCCAGCGCAGGCGACAGGCTGCCAATACCATCCGCAG GTTCATCAAGGGCTTCATCTACCGCCACAAGGAGCGCTGTCCAGAGAACGAGTATTTCCTGGATTATGTGCGTTACTCCTTCCTCATGATGCTGCGCAGGAACCTGCCCAAGAACGTATTGGACAAGAGCTGGCCGACACCACCCGCTGCTCTCACAGAG gCATCAGAGCATTTGCGTAAGCTGTGCATGCAGAACATGGTGTGGAGCTACTGCAAGAAGATCAGTCCTGAGTGGAAACTCCAG ATGGAGCAGAAGATGACAGCCAGCGAGATCTTCAAGGACAAGAAGGACAACTACCCACAGAGCGTGCCCAAACTGTTTGTCAGCACAAGGCTCA ACGGAGAGGACATTAACCCCAAGGCTCTACAGGCTCTGGGTAACGAGAAGATGAAG TATGCAGTGCCAGTCACCAAGTACGACAGAAAAGGCTACAAGGCTCGGCCCcgccagctgctgctcacctcTAACAGCGCTATTATCATAGAGGAGTCCAAACTCAAGCAGCGCATTGACTATGGAGCTCTGAAAG GTATCTCAGTCAGCTCTCTCAGCGACGGCTTGTTTGTTCTGCATGTGCCCAGTGACGACAACAAACAGAAG GGAGATGTGGTTCTGCAGAGCGACCATGTGATCGAGACCCTGACCAAGATTGCAATCTGTGctgacaaaataaacagcatcaaCATCAACCAGGGCAG TATAAAGTTTACAGTGGGTCAGGGGAAAGAGGGGATCATAGACTTCACACCTGGATCAGAACTACTGGTGGCCAAGGCTAAGAATGGACACTTGTCTGTG ACGGCTCCCAGACTGAACTCCAGATGA